One Oikeobacillus pervagus DNA window includes the following coding sequences:
- a CDS encoding Na(+)/H(+) antiporter subunit B gives MKTNDLILQTTAKVIFFIIILFSLHIFFAGHYNPGGGFIGGLMTSGAIVLLLLAFDLKTVATIFTFDFKILIAIGLLFAAGTATGALFFNAPLLTHAFEYFHLPLLGKTSLHTAVLFDTGVYLVVIGVTMTIIQTIGESE, from the coding sequence ATGAAAACAAATGATTTAATTTTACAAACGACAGCTAAAGTCATCTTCTTTATCATCATTCTCTTTTCTCTCCATATCTTTTTTGCTGGACATTATAATCCTGGGGGAGGATTTATCGGAGGATTAATGACTTCCGGTGCGATTGTATTATTACTTCTCGCTTTCGACTTAAAAACGGTTGCGACGATTTTTACTTTTGATTTTAAAATTTTGATCGCTATTGGTTTATTATTTGCTGCGGGAACAGCAACGGGAGCGTTATTCTTTAATGCCCCATTATTAACACATGCATTTGAATACTTTCATTTGCCATTGTTAGGGAAAACTTCTTTACATACAGCTGTTTTATTTGATACAGGTGTGTACTTAGTCGTCATTGGTGTCACAATGACCATTATTCAAACGATTGGGGAGAGTGAATAA
- a CDS encoding Na(+)/H(+) antiporter subunit C, with translation MEFLMAIIIGILFASAVYLMLSKSLLRIIIGTGLLSHGAHLLILSMGGLKKGTVPLLGENAKAYVDPLPQALILTAIVISFGVTAFFLVLAYRAYQELGTDNVEEMRGNEGND, from the coding sequence ATGGAATTTTTAATGGCAATCATCATTGGTATTTTATTTGCCAGTGCAGTCTATTTAATGCTGTCAAAAAGCTTGTTACGGATTATTATTGGGACAGGCCTTCTAAGTCACGGTGCTCATTTATTGATTTTATCTATGGGCGGTTTGAAAAAAGGAACGGTTCCGCTACTCGGCGAGAATGCCAAAGCCTATGTGGATCCGTTGCCACAAGCTTTAATCTTAACAGCAATCGTGATTAGCTTCGGGGTTACTGCCTTCTTTCTTGTTTTAGCCTACAGGGCCTACCAAGAATTAGGAACAGACAATGTCGAGGAAATGAGAGGAAACGAAGGAAATGATTAA